A genomic region of Devosia ginsengisoli contains the following coding sequences:
- a CDS encoding EAL domain-containing protein, whose translation MQALVYTFIALSAAAVGAAAYFGLTFTPAEAILAAVVFGCVCVVLLERTLRQRAENRLEKAIEDLSRLLATDAQAGAVLGQRINAMADLNAGARLEGVEADISVLGTVIRQVAEAVAEMEDRAAKPAGRDRMIAAPAPQPVAREPEPIIPLEMLRQAIAENRLIYHIQPVVTLPQRRPQGYDLVPRLMLEDGDLADRGDFLPRRGGEDVLRHIEGAGLVEAITISRRSRTGGQPVTLYIPLSRATLGDSTASEQLIVSLEANRAIAPGLIFTISETDWRSLTTGERAIADAVAKKGAGFSISGVKSLRVDIAELAAQGVRSLRVDAARFIEEPEVFTDFHASDIANYIARFDVRLLGTGIASESQIVELLEDGITLVQGPHIAAPGPVRPDLMTEPLRQPPQLRRVEL comes from the coding sequence GTGCAGGCATTGGTCTACACGTTCATCGCCCTTTCCGCTGCCGCCGTTGGCGCCGCAGCCTATTTCGGCCTGACCTTCACACCGGCCGAAGCCATTCTCGCTGCCGTCGTCTTCGGTTGCGTCTGCGTCGTCCTGCTCGAACGCACCCTGCGCCAGCGCGCCGAAAACCGGCTCGAAAAGGCCATCGAGGACCTGTCCCGCCTGCTCGCCACCGATGCCCAGGCCGGCGCCGTGCTCGGCCAGCGCATCAATGCCATGGCCGATCTCAATGCCGGCGCGCGGCTCGAAGGCGTCGAAGCCGATATTTCCGTGCTCGGCACCGTCATCCGCCAGGTCGCCGAAGCGGTGGCCGAAATGGAAGATCGCGCTGCCAAGCCGGCCGGCCGCGACCGGATGATTGCGGCGCCCGCGCCCCAGCCGGTGGCCCGCGAGCCCGAGCCGATCATCCCGCTCGAAATGCTGCGCCAGGCCATCGCCGAAAACCGGCTGATCTATCATATCCAGCCCGTCGTCACTTTGCCCCAGCGCCGCCCGCAGGGCTATGACCTCGTGCCGCGCCTCATGCTGGAGGATGGCGATCTGGCTGATCGCGGCGATTTTCTGCCCCGCCGTGGCGGCGAGGATGTGCTGCGCCATATCGAAGGCGCCGGGCTCGTCGAGGCCATCACCATCTCCCGCCGCTCGCGTACCGGCGGCCAGCCGGTCACGCTCTACATCCCGCTGTCCCGTGCCACGCTCGGCGATTCCACGGCTTCCGAGCAGTTGATCGTTTCGCTCGAAGCCAACCGCGCCATCGCCCCCGGCCTGATCTTCACCATCAGCGAAACCGACTGGCGCTCCCTCACCACCGGCGAGCGCGCCATTGCCGACGCCGTGGCCAAGAAGGGCGCCGGCTTCTCCATATCAGGCGTCAAGTCGCTGCGCGTCGACATTGCCGAACTCGCAGCTCAGGGCGTGCGCTCGCTGCGCGTCGATGCCGCCCGCTTCATCGAGGAACCCGAAGTCTTCACCGACTTCCACGCTTCCGACATCGCCAACTACATTGCCCGCTTCGACGTCCGCCTGCTCGGCACCGGCATTGCCAGCGAAAGCCAGATCGTCGAACTGCTCGAAGACGGCATCACCCTGGTTCAGGGCCCCCACATCGCCGCCCCCGGCCCGGTCCGCCCCGACCTGATGACCGAACCCCTCCGCCAGCCGCCCCAGTTGCGCAGGGTTGAGCTTTAG
- a CDS encoding TIGR01459 family HAD-type hydrolase, producing the protein MTSPLPSISGLADLAGRYDAVLSDVWGVVHNGVEAFPSAVEALAEYRKAGGKVVFITNAPRPSGPIIDMLDRLGVHRGAYDAIVSSGDATRSMIAKYRGKAIHHVGPATDDDSLYEGLGVRRAGPDEAEAIIVTDLDTDDDTPEMYRERAKLWLARKLPMICANPDRVVEHGDKIIYCGGALGDLYAAMGGMVLMAGKPYQPIYEEAFRLAEEAAGKPLDKSRVLAIGDSVRTDATGAAKFGIDLLFVTGSIHAAELDAFGKPDPNAIADLVAPSRAHLAGFLPRLSW; encoded by the coding sequence ATGACCAGCCCGCTGCCTTCCATCTCCGGCCTAGCCGACCTCGCCGGCCGCTACGATGCCGTGCTGAGCGATGTGTGGGGCGTCGTCCATAACGGCGTCGAGGCCTTTCCCAGCGCCGTCGAGGCCCTGGCCGAATATCGCAAGGCCGGCGGCAAGGTGGTGTTCATCACCAATGCCCCGCGCCCCTCGGGACCCATCATCGATATGCTCGACCGGCTCGGCGTGCATCGTGGCGCCTATGACGCCATCGTCTCCTCGGGCGATGCCACCCGCTCGATGATCGCCAAATATCGCGGCAAGGCCATCCACCATGTCGGCCCCGCCACCGATGACGACTCGCTCTATGAGGGCCTCGGCGTGCGCCGGGCCGGCCCCGACGAAGCCGAAGCCATCATCGTTACCGACCTCGATACCGATGACGACACCCCCGAAATGTATCGCGAGCGCGCCAAGCTCTGGCTCGCCCGCAAGCTGCCCATGATCTGCGCCAATCCTGATCGCGTGGTCGAGCATGGCGACAAGATCATCTATTGCGGCGGCGCGCTGGGCGATCTCTATGCCGCCATGGGCGGCATGGTGCTGATGGCGGGCAAGCCCTACCAGCCGATCTACGAGGAAGCCTTCCGCCTCGCCGAAGAAGCCGCCGGCAAGCCGCTCGACAAATCCCGCGTCCTCGCCATCGGCGACAGCGTGCGCACCGACGCCACGGGCGCCGCCAAGTTCGGCATCGACCTGCTCTTCGTCACCGGCTCCATTCATGCCGCCGAACTCGATGCCTTCGGCAAACCCGATCCGAACGCCATAGCCGATCTGGTTGCCCCCAGCCGCGCCCACCTGGCCGGCTTCCTGCCGCGCCTGTCCTGGTAG
- a CDS encoding bifunctional riboflavin kinase/FAD synthetase codes for MTAFIRLDSLDAVPSALRGAYVAIGNFDGMHRGHQTVLATLKARAAEAGVPAMVLTFEPHPRDVFAPAPFMFRLTDGDAKARLAEALGLDAIAILHFDRAFSQIEAEDFVSRFLIEALDVTGVIVGADFHFGRQRRGTPTFLKAAGEAQGFAVETIDLMDEGDEVISSSRIRAALSEGAVTAANRLLGYHWFFDGCVVKGDQRGRDLGYPTANTVTHANFQLAQGVYAVRARLGNRVFDGVAAYGKPMFDNQLPPFETHLFDFDEDIYGQTISVALVAHIRGQEVFSGLEQLISAMDRDSRKARDALASVEPLSELDVRLGFIR; via the coding sequence ATGACCGCATTCATCCGCCTCGATTCTCTCGACGCCGTTCCCAGCGCCCTGCGCGGCGCCTATGTCGCCATCGGCAATTTCGATGGCATGCATCGCGGCCACCAGACCGTGCTGGCCACGCTCAAGGCCCGCGCCGCCGAAGCCGGCGTGCCCGCCATGGTCCTGACCTTCGAGCCGCATCCGCGCGATGTTTTCGCGCCCGCGCCCTTCATGTTCCGCCTCACCGATGGCGACGCCAAGGCGCGGCTGGCCGAGGCTTTGGGGCTCGACGCCATCGCCATCCTGCATTTCGACCGCGCCTTCTCCCAGATCGAGGCCGAGGACTTCGTCTCCCGCTTTCTGATCGAGGCTCTTGATGTCACCGGCGTCATTGTCGGCGCCGATTTCCATTTCGGCCGCCAGCGTCGCGGTACGCCCACCTTCCTCAAGGCGGCGGGCGAGGCGCAGGGTTTTGCCGTCGAAACCATCGACCTGATGGATGAAGGCGACGAGGTCATTTCCTCCTCGCGCATTCGCGCCGCCCTGTCCGAAGGCGCCGTTACCGCCGCCAACCGGCTGCTCGGTTATCACTGGTTTTTCGATGGTTGCGTGGTCAAGGGCGACCAGCGGGGCAGGGACCTCGGCTACCCCACTGCCAACACCGTGACCCACGCCAATTTCCAGCTCGCGCAAGGCGTCTACGCCGTCCGCGCCCGGCTGGGCAATCGCGTCTTCGATGGCGTTGCCGCCTATGGCAAGCCCATGTTCGACAACCAGCTACCGCCCTTCGAAACCCACCTCTTCGATTTCGACGAAGACATTTACGGCCAGACCATATCCGTGGCCCTGGTCGCCCATATCAGGGGCCAGGAAGTCTTTTCCGGCCTCGAGCAGCTGATATCCGCCATGGACCGCGACAGCCGCAAAGCCCGCGATGCCCTGGCCAGTGTCGAGCCGCTGAGCGAACTGGACGTCAGGCTGGGCTTTATTCGCTAA